A genome region from Danio aesculapii chromosome 2, fDanAes4.1, whole genome shotgun sequence includes the following:
- the LOC130236895 gene encoding monocyte chemotactic protein 1B-like, with product MTGQIFTACVLVVIFRSISVFADGPPVSCCFRLGDRRPHLDKILNYRIQTKEMCPIRAVLFQTVAGKTLCSKPESSWTKSAMWKVDEDQRKLRAGS from the exons ATGACCGGACAGATTTTCACAGCTTGTGTTTTGGTGGTCATTTTCAGGTCCATCAGCGTGTTTGCAG ATGGACCTCCGGTGAGTTGTTGCTTCAGACTTGGAGACAGAAGACCACATTTGGACAAAATATTGAACTAcagaatacaaactaaagaaatgTGTCCGATAAGAGCGGTCTT GTTCCAGACGGTCGCTGGGAAGACGCTCTGTTCTAAACCTGAAAGTAGCTGGACAAAGAGTGCTATGTGGAAGGTGGATGAAGACCAGAGGAAGCTGAGAGCAGGATCCTGA